Sequence from the Saccharopolyspora pogona genome:
AGGGCCAGGACGCGCACATCGTCGGCATCGACCCGAAGACCGGCACGCACGTCGGCACGGTCGCCATCGCCGAGGCGCACGTCGGCGGCATCACCGTCAGCCGGGACTGGGCGTTCGTGCAGGGGCGCGACTCCGGCAAGTGGGACACGATCCGCAAGTACAAGCTGTCCGACCTCCGCGCCGCGATGAAGAAGGGCGGCGTCCCGTACGTCAAGCAGGACGGCGAGGCGCGCCGGGTGTACGCGGCGTCGTTCATTGCCAGCTACGGCGACACCCTGTACGCGGGCAAGTTCAACGACGGCGGCCGCGGCAAGATGTTCTCGTACCAGATCAACGCGAACGGCTCGCTGACCACGAAGCACGGCTACGAGGTGCCCACCAAGACGCAGGGCCTGATGGTCACCAAGGACAAGTTCATCTTCAGCACGTCCTACGGCCGCGACAAGCGCAGCAACATCTTCGTGGTGGACAAGGGCGCGACGGACATCGACAAGCCGTCCACCAAGTGCTTCCGCGCGCCGAGCATGGCCGAGGGCATCACGGAGTACAAGGGCGACGCCTACCTGCTGTTCGAGTCGGGCTCCTACAAGTACCGCGACGCCCGCAACGTGATCGAGAATCTGCACAAGGGCAACATCCCCGCCATCACCAACTTCTGATCCCAGGCCGGCGAAACGGCGGCCCGTCTCAGACGGCCCGCCGTTTCTGCTACCCGGCAGCCCTCTGACTCACCGCTGCTGATTGCGCCGCAGCTTGCGGCGTTCCCAGGCGTTGGGGTGGCGGATGGTCACCCCGGCTGGGCCGCCGGTGCCGGTGAGGCGGATCAGGGGTGTGCCCGGGAGCCGATCGCGAGTGGTCTTGTCCAGGAGACCTGCAAGAAAGGCAGTCGACGTTCGTGTCGAGCTAGGCGAGTTGCCTACTTTTTGACCGAAGCTATGAAGTTGATCCATCGATGTGCTGTGAAGACAAGTGTCCCGCCGTTTGGGTCTTTGCTGTCGCGGACGCCCACTGCTGGAAGTGCTAACGCGACCTCGACGCAACCTTGCGAGCTGGTCGAGTAGCTGGACTTGAACCAGTGGGCGTTGGCTAAGTTATCCCCAAGATCCGACACTCGTTCATGTTATCTACTGCAACGCCTTGCGAATCAGCTGTTTGGAGTAGTCCCGGTCCGCTGCGCGGCTCAGTGCTTCGGAGAACGCGACGCTGTACTGGTGGATCTTCAGTTCGCTCTCGACGAGATTCAACGAGGTCACGGTCTCGTGCCAGCCGAGGCGCACGAGCCGGGTGCTCGGGAACGTCAGCAAGTGGAAGGTTGAGCTTCCCAGCGCGCAGTACGCACCGGCGCTGAACGGGATTATCCGGAGATCGAGGGTGTTGGGATGTTCGTCGGCCAGCGCGAGCAGGTGCTCCAGTTGTTCCGCCAGCACTTCGGGGCCGCCGACCTGCTGGTAGAGGGCTCCCTCGGCCATGAGGATCGTCGCGTGGAGCGGATCTGGCCCGCCGAGGCGGTCCTGCCTGCGGCTTCGGGCTTCGATGCGGCGCTTGACCTCTGACTTGCGCAGGTTCGCGC
This genomic interval carries:
- a CDS encoding DUF397 domain-containing protein, which produces MSDLGDNLANAHWFKSSYSTSSQGCVEVALALPAVGVRDSKDPNGGTLVFTAHRWINFIASVKK
- a CDS encoding helix-turn-helix domain-containing protein; translation: MAPSSPLVAAWELGIRLRKARELLDLSSTEGAKSIGITQNYLSNVEHGRRRIAEDKLEKLLSNYGVSEDECAELLALRRASDGSGWWSRYSGLFSPELIRFFAYEHGAQEMHTYEGAMISGLLQTENYSRAVHSGDSANLRKSEVKRRIEARSRRQDRLGGPDPLHATILMAEGALYQQVGGPEVLAEQLEHLLALADEHPNTLDLRIIPFSAGAYCALGSSTFHLLTFPSTRLVRLGWHETVTSLNLVESELKIHQYSVAFSEALSRAADRDYSKQLIRKALQ